A stretch of Cicer arietinum cultivar CDC Frontier isolate Library 1 chromosome 5, Cicar.CDCFrontier_v2.0, whole genome shotgun sequence DNA encodes these proteins:
- the LOC101509526 gene encoding serine/arginine-rich splicing factor SR34A isoform X1 gives MSSRFSRTIYVGNLPSDIRESEIEDLFYKYGRIMEIELKVPPRPPCYCFVEFDNARDAEDAIRGRDGYNFDGCRLRVELAHGGRGQSSSDRRGYGGGGGGGGGGGGGAGGGRFGVSRHSEFRVIVRGLPSSASWQDLKDHMRKAGDVCFAEVSRDSEGTFGLVDYTNYDDMKYAIRKLDDTEFRNPWARSYIRVRKYESSRSRSRSRSPSRSRSPKRARSRSLERSVSRSRSISRSRSRSASPIKSSRPRSRSRSRSRSASPRSPRQVLSGSG, from the exons ATGAGTAGTCGCTTTTCTCGCACAATCTATGTTGGCAACCTGCCTTCGGATATCAGAGAGTCAGAAATTGAAGATCTATTTTACAAG TATGGCCGTATAATGGAAATTGAATTGAAGGTTCCTCCCCGACCTCCGTGTTATTGTTTTGTTGAG TTTGACAATGCTCGAGACGCAGAGGATGCAATTCGGGGTCGGGATGGTTACAACTTTGACGGTTGCCGATTAAGG GTGGAGCTTGCCCATGGAGGTAGAGGGCAATCGTCAAGTGATCGACGTGGATATGGCGGCGGCGGTGGTGGTGGCGGTGGTGGAGGAGGAGGTGCTGGTGGGGGCCGATTTGGTGTCTCACGTCATTCTGAATTTCGAG TTATTGTTCGCGGGCTCCCATCTTCTGCATCCTGGCAAGATTTGAAg GATCATATGCGAAAAGCTGGTGATGTTTGTTTTGCTGAAGTTTCCCGTGATAGTGAAG GGACTTTTGGCCTTGTCGATTACACTAATTATGATGACATGAAATATGCC ATTCGGAAACTGGATGACACGGAGTTTAGAAACCCTTGGGCGAGATCTTATATTCGG GTGAGGAAGTACGAGAGCAGTCGTTCAAGGAGTCGCAGCAGAAGCCCCAGCAGGAGCAGAAGTCCGAAAAGGGCTAGAAG TAGATCTTTGGAGCGATCTGTCTCTAGGTCGCGATCTATTTCCAGATCCAGATCCAGATCAGCATCACCAATCAAATCTTCCAG GCCAAGATCCCGATCCCGATCCCGATCCCGTTCAGCATCACCGCGATCTCCACGCCAG GTTCTATCAGGCAGCGGTTGA
- the LOC101509526 gene encoding serine/arginine-rich splicing factor SR34A isoform X2, translating to MSSRFSRTIYVGNLPSDIRESEIEDLFYKYGRIMEIELKVPPRPPCYCFVEFDNARDAEDAIRGRDGYNFDGCRLRVELAHGGRGQSSSDRRGYGGGGGGGGGGGGGAGGGRFGVSRHSEFRVIVRGLPSSASWQDLKDHMRKAGDVCFAEVSRDSEGTFGLVDYTNYDDMKYAIRKLDDTEFRNPWARSYIRVRKYESSRSRSRSRSPSRSRSPKRARRSLERSVSRSRSISRSRSRSASPIKSSRPRSRSRSRSRSASPRSPRQVLSGSG from the exons ATGAGTAGTCGCTTTTCTCGCACAATCTATGTTGGCAACCTGCCTTCGGATATCAGAGAGTCAGAAATTGAAGATCTATTTTACAAG TATGGCCGTATAATGGAAATTGAATTGAAGGTTCCTCCCCGACCTCCGTGTTATTGTTTTGTTGAG TTTGACAATGCTCGAGACGCAGAGGATGCAATTCGGGGTCGGGATGGTTACAACTTTGACGGTTGCCGATTAAGG GTGGAGCTTGCCCATGGAGGTAGAGGGCAATCGTCAAGTGATCGACGTGGATATGGCGGCGGCGGTGGTGGTGGCGGTGGTGGAGGAGGAGGTGCTGGTGGGGGCCGATTTGGTGTCTCACGTCATTCTGAATTTCGAG TTATTGTTCGCGGGCTCCCATCTTCTGCATCCTGGCAAGATTTGAAg GATCATATGCGAAAAGCTGGTGATGTTTGTTTTGCTGAAGTTTCCCGTGATAGTGAAG GGACTTTTGGCCTTGTCGATTACACTAATTATGATGACATGAAATATGCC ATTCGGAAACTGGATGACACGGAGTTTAGAAACCCTTGGGCGAGATCTTATATTCGG GTGAGGAAGTACGAGAGCAGTCGTTCAAGGAGTCGCAGCAGAAGCCCCAGCAGGAGCAGAAGTCCGAAAAGGGCTAGAAG ATCTTTGGAGCGATCTGTCTCTAGGTCGCGATCTATTTCCAGATCCAGATCCAGATCAGCATCACCAATCAAATCTTCCAG GCCAAGATCCCGATCCCGATCCCGATCCCGTTCAGCATCACCGCGATCTCCACGCCAG GTTCTATCAGGCAGCGGTTGA